One genomic window of Halorubrum hochsteinianum includes the following:
- a CDS encoding IS6 family transposase gives MPENDRLSGCLDEINLEFVEREATPKLLMKLSIQLHLSGLSLSNTVSFLEVFGVDRVRSTVHNWVHKADLQPEAGRSPNHVAVDETVIQLDDEQYWLYAAVDPQSNDLLHTKLEPTRTNVIADQFFTELRDKHDVDDAIFLVDGAVPLHRACDKHGLDFRYERHGNRNSVERVFREIKRRTTSFSNCFSNAKAETANEWLRSFAFAWNQLI, from the coding sequence ATGCCCGAAAACGACCGCCTCAGCGGCTGTTTAGACGAGATCAACTTAGAGTTTGTGGAGCGAGAGGCAACACCGAAACTGTTGATGAAGCTCAGTATTCAGCTCCATTTGTCTGGACTGTCGCTTTCGAATACTGTTTCATTTCTTGAGGTATTCGGTGTTGATCGAGTTCGATCCACCGTTCATAACTGGGTACACAAAGCCGATCTACAGCCGGAAGCTGGTCGGAGCCCGAATCACGTTGCGGTTGACGAGACTGTGATTCAGCTCGATGATGAACAATACTGGCTGTACGCTGCTGTCGATCCTCAGTCAAACGATTTGCTACATACAAAGCTTGAGCCAACAAGAACGAACGTGATCGCAGATCAGTTCTTCACGGAACTCCGCGACAAACACGACGTAGATGACGCGATCTTTCTCGTTGATGGTGCGGTTCCACTCCACCGAGCTTGTGACAAACACGGCCTCGATTTCAGATACGAACGACATGGAAATCGAAACAGCGTCGAACGTGTTTTTCGTGAGATAAAACGCAGAACTACCAGTTTCTCAAACTGTTTTAGCAACGCCAAAGCAGAAACAGCAAACGAGTGGCTCAGATCGTTCGCCTTCGCATGGAATCAGCTTATCTGA
- a CDS encoding S26 family signal peptidase — protein sequence MSSPRPDRTGAVAPAVAVLLIAVLFGGLVGTWPPFVAVESGSMAPGVERGDLVVVTAADRPPWGDLATTADPDAPTRLGGAGDVVVYAVPGAGDRPVFHRLAFPVEAGEDWTERADPALLSGDCAELSTCPAPYDGYVTHGDANELYDQSAGIAPVVPEEWIAGKALFAVPNLGWIRVGIDAAAARYGGVATAVVLVGSAGLAGGVCALFVGRLRRGGRR from the coding sequence GTGAGCAGCCCCCGCCCCGATCGCACCGGCGCGGTCGCGCCAGCCGTCGCGGTCCTCCTGATCGCGGTCCTGTTCGGCGGGCTCGTCGGGACGTGGCCCCCGTTCGTCGCGGTCGAGAGCGGCAGCATGGCCCCGGGCGTCGAGCGCGGCGACCTCGTCGTCGTCACCGCGGCCGACCGCCCGCCGTGGGGCGACCTCGCGACGACGGCCGACCCCGACGCGCCGACGCGGCTCGGCGGGGCCGGCGACGTGGTCGTGTACGCGGTACCGGGAGCGGGGGACAGACCGGTGTTCCACCGCTTGGCGTTCCCCGTCGAGGCGGGGGAGGACTGGACGGAGCGGGCCGACCCGGCGCTCCTCTCCGGCGACTGCGCCGAGCTTTCGACGTGTCCCGCACCGTACGACGGGTACGTCACTCACGGCGACGCGAACGAGCTGTACGACCAGAGCGCGGGCATCGCCCCGGTCGTCCCCGAGGAGTGGATCGCCGGGAAGGCGCTGTTCGCGGTGCCGAACCTCGGCTGGATCCGGGTCGGGATCGACGCGGCCGCGGCGCGGTACGGCGGGGTCGCGACCGCGGTCGTCCTCGTCGGGTCCGCGGGGCTGGCCGGGGGAGTCTGCGCGCTGTTTGTGGGTCGGCTCCGGCGCGGAGGACGACGGTGA
- the ilvD gene encoding dihydroxy-acid dehydratase, whose amino-acid sequence MSEQQPKADDDERRRRREDTDRFAGGKDEDLRSREVTEGPDKAPHRAMFRAMGFDDEDLSSPIVGVPNPAADITPCNVHLDDVADAALDGIDAAGGMPIEFGTITISDAISMGTEGMKASLISREVIADSVELVSFGERMDALVTVAGCDKNLPGMMMAAIRTDLPSVFLYGGSIMPGQHEGRDVTIVQVFEGVGTYAQGDMDADELDDLERHACPGAGSCGGMYTANTMASLSEALGLAPLGSASPPAEDEERYAVAERAGELVMDCIENDRRPSDILTRKSFENAIAAQTAMGGSTNAVLHLLALAGEADVDLTIEDFDEISRRTPKIANLQPGGSRVMNDLHEIGGVPVVLRRLLEADLLHGDAMTVTGRTLEAEIAELEANGDLPDDDAIEADFLYTVDDPKEEEGAIKILDGNLAPDGSVLKVTGDDEFYHEGPARVFENEEDAMEYVQSGGIESGDVIVIRNEGPRGGPGMREMLGVTAAVVGAGHEDDVALLTDGRFSGGTRGPMIGHVAPEAAVGGPIGLIEDGDHITVDIPERDLTVDFSEEELAARREDWDALEPPYEGGILAKYGRDFASAADGAVTNPRLTRDL is encoded by the coding sequence ATGAGCGAACAGCAGCCGAAAGCCGACGACGACGAGCGGCGTCGTCGCCGGGAGGACACGGACCGATTCGCCGGCGGGAAAGACGAGGACCTGCGGAGCCGCGAAGTGACGGAAGGGCCGGACAAAGCGCCGCACCGCGCGATGTTCCGCGCGATGGGGTTCGACGACGAGGACCTCTCCTCGCCCATCGTCGGCGTGCCGAACCCGGCGGCCGACATCACCCCGTGTAACGTTCACCTCGACGACGTGGCGGACGCCGCGCTCGACGGGATCGACGCCGCGGGCGGGATGCCGATCGAGTTCGGAACGATCACCATCTCCGACGCCATCTCGATGGGGACCGAGGGGATGAAGGCGAGCCTGATCTCGCGGGAGGTCATCGCGGACTCGGTCGAACTCGTCTCCTTCGGCGAGCGCATGGACGCGCTGGTGACGGTCGCCGGCTGCGACAAGAACCTGCCCGGGATGATGATGGCCGCGATCCGGACGGACCTGCCGAGCGTCTTCCTCTACGGCGGGTCGATCATGCCCGGCCAGCACGAGGGCCGCGACGTGACGATCGTCCAGGTGTTCGAGGGCGTCGGCACGTACGCGCAGGGCGACATGGACGCCGACGAGCTCGACGACTTGGAGCGCCACGCCTGCCCGGGAGCCGGCTCCTGCGGCGGCATGTACACCGCGAACACGATGGCGTCGCTCTCGGAGGCGCTCGGGCTGGCCCCGCTCGGCTCCGCCTCGCCGCCCGCCGAAGACGAGGAGCGCTACGCGGTCGCCGAGCGCGCGGGCGAACTCGTGATGGACTGTATCGAGAACGACCGCCGCCCCTCCGACATCCTCACGCGGAAGTCCTTCGAGAACGCCATCGCGGCCCAGACCGCGATGGGCGGGTCGACGAACGCGGTCCTCCACCTGCTCGCGCTCGCCGGCGAGGCGGACGTGGACCTCACGATCGAGGACTTCGACGAGATATCGCGCCGCACGCCGAAGATCGCGAACCTCCAGCCCGGCGGGAGCCGGGTGATGAACGACCTCCACGAGATCGGCGGCGTCCCCGTCGTCCTCCGCCGCCTGCTGGAGGCGGACCTGCTCCACGGCGACGCGATGACCGTGACCGGGCGGACGCTCGAAGCGGAGATCGCCGAACTGGAGGCGAACGGCGACCTCCCGGACGACGACGCAATCGAGGCCGACTTCCTCTACACCGTCGACGACCCGAAGGAGGAGGAGGGGGCGATCAAGATCCTCGACGGCAACCTCGCGCCGGACGGCTCGGTGCTGAAGGTGACCGGCGACGACGAGTTCTACCACGAGGGCCCCGCCCGCGTGTTCGAGAACGAGGAGGACGCGATGGAGTACGTCCAGTCGGGCGGGATCGAGTCCGGCGACGTGATCGTGATCCGCAACGAGGGGCCCCGCGGCGGACCCGGGATGCGCGAGATGCTCGGCGTCACCGCCGCCGTCGTCGGCGCGGGCCACGAGGACGACGTGGCCCTCCTCACCGACGGTCGCTTCTCCGGCGGCACCCGCGGCCCCATGATCGGCCACGTTGCCCCCGAGGCCGCCGTCGGCGGGCCGATCGGACTCATCGAGGACGGCGACCACATCACCGTGGACATCCCCGAACGCGACCTGACGGTCGACTTCTCCGAGGAGGAACTCGCCGCCCGCCGCGAGGACTGGGACGCGCTCGAACCGCCCTACGAGGGCGGCATCCTCGCCAAGTACGGCCGCGACTTCGCCTCCGCCGCCGACGGCGCGGTGACGAACCCGCGGCTCACGCGGGACCTGTAG
- a CDS encoding glycine cleavage system aminomethyltransferase GcvT, with product MTDRLPPLHGAHDARGAKFTDFGGWQMPVEFDSIQTEHAAVRESVGVFDVSHMGEIEVAGPDATALMNRLTTNDVSALDPGDSQYAAITNEEGVMLDDTVVYRLPDGTAAGEAAASLAEFEEAHDGDLDAPSGDPAYLFVPNAGHDDQMYDRWVDHRDEWGLDATVANVTDDWAMLAVQGPDAADALDEATPRDRVVDLSKFEATTAAVAGVESWAARTGYTGEDGFEVMCPAGSVEAVWDAFVDGPDPAQPCGLGARDTLRTEMGFLLSGQDFDPDDEPRTPYEARIGFVVKLDTEFVGRDALEVQKEEGVTERFVGVRLLERGVPRGGYAVTDGDLTRVGKLTSGTMSPTLDQPIGLGYLHESYADAGTEVSVVVRGDEKRAEVVIPPFLDR from the coding sequence ATGACCGATCGCCTCCCTCCGCTTCACGGGGCCCACGACGCGCGCGGCGCGAAGTTCACCGACTTCGGCGGCTGGCAGATGCCGGTCGAGTTCGACTCCATTCAGACGGAACACGCGGCGGTCCGCGAGTCGGTCGGGGTCTTCGACGTCTCGCACATGGGGGAAATCGAGGTCGCCGGCCCGGACGCGACCGCCCTGATGAACCGCCTCACGACCAACGACGTGAGCGCGCTCGACCCCGGCGACTCCCAGTACGCGGCGATCACGAACGAGGAGGGCGTCATGCTCGACGACACGGTCGTCTACCGGCTCCCCGACGGCACCGCGGCCGGCGAGGCGGCCGCGTCGCTCGCGGAGTTCGAGGAGGCCCACGACGGCGACCTCGACGCGCCCAGCGGCGACCCCGCGTACCTGTTCGTGCCGAACGCGGGCCACGACGACCAGATGTACGACCGGTGGGTCGACCACCGCGACGAGTGGGGGCTCGACGCGACCGTCGCAAACGTCACCGACGACTGGGCGATGCTCGCGGTACAGGGGCCGGACGCGGCCGACGCCCTCGACGAGGCGACCCCGCGCGACCGCGTCGTCGACCTCTCGAAGTTCGAGGCGACGACCGCGGCGGTCGCGGGCGTCGAGAGCTGGGCCGCGCGCACCGGCTACACCGGCGAGGACGGCTTCGAGGTGATGTGTCCGGCCGGCTCCGTCGAGGCCGTGTGGGACGCGTTCGTCGACGGTCCCGACCCGGCGCAGCCGTGCGGCCTCGGCGCGCGCGACACGCTCCGCACCGAGATGGGGTTCCTCCTGTCCGGACAGGACTTCGACCCCGACGACGAGCCGCGGACCCCGTACGAGGCGCGGATCGGCTTCGTCGTGAAACTCGACACGGAGTTCGTCGGCCGCGACGCGCTGGAGGTCCAGAAGGAGGAGGGCGTCACGGAGCGGTTCGTCGGCGTCCGGCTGCTCGAACGCGGCGTCCCCCGCGGCGGCTACGCGGTCACCGACGGCGACCTCACCCGCGTCGGGAAGCTGACCTCCGGGACGATGAGCCCGACCCTCGATCAGCCGATCGGTCTCGGCTACCTCCACGAGTCGTACGCCGACGCCGGGACCGAGGTGAGCGTCGTCGTGCGCGGCGACGAGAAGCGCGCCGAGGTCGTGATCCCGCCGTTCCTCGACCGCTGA
- the moaC gene encoding cyclic pyranopterin monophosphate synthase MoaC → MSDEGREGGTGGEEGSVDGDELTHTTADGDVQMVDVGDKPDSSRRAVARGEIRLTPETVAAVQADAVEKGDVLATARIGAVQAVKHTWETIPMCHQIPITNVDTEFSVGDDRIELTVAVETTGKTGCEMEALEGVTTGLNTVWDMVKAAEKDADGGYPDTRIADVAVVEKRKEPADG, encoded by the coding sequence ATGAGTGACGAGGGACGCGAGGGCGGTACCGGCGGAGAAGAGGGGTCCGTCGACGGCGACGAACTGACGCACACGACCGCCGACGGCGACGTCCAGATGGTCGACGTCGGGGACAAACCCGACAGCAGCCGCCGCGCGGTCGCCCGCGGCGAGATCCGGTTGACGCCGGAGACGGTCGCCGCGGTCCAGGCGGACGCGGTCGAGAAGGGCGACGTCCTCGCCACCGCGCGGATCGGCGCGGTTCAGGCCGTGAAACACACGTGGGAGACGATCCCGATGTGCCACCAGATCCCGATAACGAACGTCGACACGGAGTTCTCTGTCGGCGACGACCGGATCGAACTGACCGTCGCGGTCGAGACCACCGGGAAGACCGGCTGCGAGATGGAGGCGCTGGAGGGGGTGACGACCGGCCTCAACACGGTCTGGGACATGGTGAAGGCCGCGGAGAAGGACGCCGACGGCGGCTACCCGGATACGCGGATCGCGGACGTGGCGGTCGTCGAGAAGCGGAAGGAACCGGCCGACGGGTAG
- a CDS encoding glycosyltransferase: MNIGFFTDSYFPGIDGVTYTIQAWRDRLEARGHDVYVVYPASSHEPDDHEIPVPSLPNPFYKQYRLPLYRRLSTLPDLDVVHCHGPASTGLMGLRYAKRYGATSVYTHHTPVEDYFVQGLKSERLAALAGRAYVAYENRFLNAFDCVTASTSRIRRDVEPYRLPVGIEMDRFRPSADARVAALATDGGPTAADAPVVGYSGRMTHKKNVDEILRLAERLPDVRFELVGEGPVRAELEADAPANVRFHDFLPREELPDFYAALDVFVTASTCDTLGLSTLEANACGTPVAAADVAPFDETIGPENGARFALRDLDDMERAVRDCLGGDRDTRAAVERFSVSETIDELESIYGVTA, encoded by the coding sequence ATGAACATCGGCTTCTTCACCGACAGCTACTTCCCCGGGATCGACGGCGTCACCTACACCATTCAGGCGTGGCGCGACCGGCTCGAAGCGCGGGGTCACGACGTGTACGTCGTCTACCCCGCGAGCAGCCACGAGCCGGACGACCACGAGATCCCGGTCCCGTCGCTGCCGAACCCCTTCTACAAGCAGTACCGGCTCCCCCTTTACCGCCGCCTGTCGACGCTGCCCGACCTCGACGTGGTCCACTGTCACGGCCCGGCGTCGACCGGGCTGATGGGGCTCCGCTACGCGAAGCGGTACGGCGCGACCTCCGTGTACACCCACCACACCCCGGTCGAGGACTACTTCGTTCAGGGGCTCAAGTCGGAGCGGCTCGCCGCCCTCGCCGGGCGGGCGTACGTCGCCTACGAGAACCGCTTTCTGAACGCGTTCGACTGCGTCACGGCCTCGACCTCTCGGATCCGCCGCGACGTGGAGCCCTACCGGCTGCCCGTGGGGATCGAGATGGACCGCTTCCGGCCCAGCGCGGACGCCCGGGTTGCGGCGCTCGCGACCGACGGCGGGCCGACCGCGGCCGACGCCCCGGTGGTCGGGTACAGCGGGCGGATGACCCACAAGAAGAACGTCGACGAGATCCTCCGGCTCGCGGAGCGGCTCCCCGACGTGCGGTTCGAACTGGTCGGCGAGGGACCGGTCCGCGCCGAACTGGAGGCGGACGCGCCCGCGAACGTCCGGTTCCACGACTTCCTGCCGCGCGAGGAGCTCCCGGACTTCTACGCCGCGCTCGACGTCTTCGTCACCGCCTCGACCTGCGACACCTTGGGGCTCTCGACGCTGGAGGCGAACGCCTGCGGCACCCCCGTCGCCGCCGCCGACGTGGCTCCCTTCGACGAGACGATCGGCCCCGAGAACGGCGCGCGGTTCGCGCTGCGCGACCTCGACGACATGGAGCGGGCGGTCCGCGACTGCCTCGGCGGCGACCGGGACACCCGCGCCGCGGTCGAGCGCTTCTCCGTGTCCGAGACGATAGACGAACTGGAGTCCATCTACGGGGTGACCGCGTAG
- a CDS encoding NYN domain-containing protein: MEQGDEAVEGLTSDATGETDPNAGGVALFVDGPNVLREEFDVDLDDVRRAGEAEGPLVTTRLYLDEHATPGLIQAAEARGFEVVMTSGDVDVKLAVDAARFAAEGRMDTLAIASRDTDFKPVVETANGYGIRTLAIAPGEFGRSDALRNAANGSVTLDGDDVDSTEGGDATDATGGGDETGTEPTWHR, encoded by the coding sequence ATGGAGCAAGGCGACGAGGCGGTCGAGGGTCTCACCTCGGACGCCACCGGGGAGACGGACCCGAACGCCGGCGGGGTGGCGCTGTTCGTCGACGGTCCGAACGTGCTGCGCGAGGAGTTCGACGTCGATCTCGACGACGTGCGCCGGGCGGGCGAGGCGGAGGGGCCGCTGGTGACGACGCGGCTCTACCTCGACGAGCACGCGACGCCGGGACTGATCCAGGCCGCGGAGGCCCGCGGCTTCGAGGTCGTGATGACCAGCGGCGACGTGGACGTGAAACTCGCGGTCGACGCCGCGCGGTTCGCGGCCGAGGGGCGGATGGACACCCTCGCGATCGCCTCCCGGGACACCGACTTCAAGCCGGTCGTCGAGACCGCGAACGGCTACGGGATCCGGACGCTCGCTATCGCGCCCGGCGAGTTCGGGCGCTCGGACGCGCTCCGCAACGCCGCCAACGGCTCGGTGACGCTCGACGGCGACGACGTCGACTCGACGGAGGGCGGCGACGCCACCGACGCGACGGGGGGCGGCGACGAGACGGGGACCGAACCGACCTGGCACCGGTAG
- a CDS encoding DUF2070 family protein has protein sequence MGADNVDAFQRLVFSVPGLRVQAAALVVLSAVYGVGTFGALWLFTPFAPDPSRIVPVAVLVFLIPFVAAAELFPRVLDGYPRSWSYFLALTNQFVLSVYALVLSGANDVGNAWSIIWLSFITLYLINILVLVVSTGIDRSDRILLVSLTEPGLLIAAFYALGGSEFGFSTYRHVFAFASLLIAAGFLVLVLVVVDYLIKSNTDVSAFALTSGLLRNDRESLDLGVEARPFVETLAVDNGDRLTLAAPWVHPGPLGGFGGGQLSGNLIDALNDGDDAGFFLHVPCTHKEDLSDPADAERILDAVAEPDPTDRASRLVTADYGDREGYGDIRFRGRRIGDKEVIVLHGEGIDDYDTGVFMRDVDHDEVLLIDQHRHDIQNGPDVEIQYGSERADRLKRAFDDFRGRLAEAPLSEYAAGFALADSDQHALAFVEEVDGEETLWIGVDTNGLTPDVRATADEYREEFDAVIPFSTDTHASIHELANARESDVDAIERAVDRAVDDLAPATVGLASRRTEPVKLLKNDYNGLVFSVNILIRLTIIALVALYALLVLWLFF, from the coding sequence GTGGGCGCGGACAACGTCGACGCCTTCCAGCGGCTCGTGTTCTCCGTGCCGGGGCTGCGGGTTCAGGCGGCGGCGCTGGTCGTCCTCAGCGCCGTCTACGGGGTCGGAACGTTCGGCGCGCTCTGGCTGTTCACGCCGTTCGCGCCCGACCCCTCCCGGATCGTCCCGGTCGCGGTGCTCGTCTTCCTGATCCCCTTCGTCGCCGCCGCCGAGCTGTTCCCCCGCGTGCTCGACGGCTATCCGCGGTCGTGGAGCTACTTCCTCGCGCTCACCAACCAGTTCGTCCTGTCCGTGTACGCCCTGGTGCTCTCCGGCGCGAACGACGTCGGGAACGCGTGGAGCATCATCTGGCTGAGCTTCATCACGCTGTACCTGATCAACATCCTGGTGCTCGTCGTCTCGACGGGTATCGACCGCTCCGACCGGATCCTCCTCGTCTCGCTGACGGAGCCCGGACTGCTCATCGCGGCCTTCTACGCGCTGGGCGGCAGCGAGTTCGGTTTCTCGACGTACCGACACGTGTTCGCGTTCGCCTCGCTGCTCATCGCGGCCGGGTTCCTCGTCCTGGTCCTCGTCGTCGTCGACTACCTGATCAAGAGCAACACAGACGTCTCCGCGTTCGCGCTCACCTCCGGGCTGCTCCGGAACGACCGGGAGTCGCTGGATCTGGGCGTCGAGGCCCGCCCGTTCGTGGAGACGCTCGCGGTCGACAACGGCGACCGCCTCACCCTCGCCGCCCCGTGGGTCCACCCGGGCCCCCTCGGCGGGTTCGGCGGCGGCCAACTGAGCGGGAACCTGATCGACGCGCTCAACGACGGCGACGACGCCGGCTTCTTCCTCCACGTCCCGTGTACGCACAAGGAGGACCTCTCGGACCCGGCGGACGCGGAGCGGATCCTCGACGCGGTCGCGGAGCCGGACCCGACCGACCGCGCGTCCCGGCTCGTGACGGCGGACTACGGCGACCGCGAGGGATACGGAGACATCCGGTTCCGCGGCCGTCGGATCGGCGACAAGGAGGTGATCGTCCTCCACGGCGAAGGGATCGACGACTACGACACCGGGGTGTTCATGCGCGACGTGGACCACGACGAGGTGCTGCTGATCGACCAGCACAGACACGACATCCAGAACGGTCCCGACGTGGAGATCCAGTACGGCTCGGAGCGGGCGGACCGGCTGAAGCGCGCGTTCGACGACTTCCGCGGGCGACTCGCCGAGGCTCCGCTCTCGGAGTACGCCGCCGGGTTCGCGCTGGCGGACTCGGACCAGCACGCGCTGGCGTTCGTCGAAGAGGTGGACGGGGAGGAGACCCTGTGGATCGGCGTCGACACGAACGGGCTCACGCCGGACGTGCGCGCGACCGCCGACGAGTATCGCGAGGAGTTCGACGCGGTGATCCCCTTCTCGACGGACACGCACGCGTCGATCCACGAACTGGCGAACGCCCGCGAGTCGGACGTCGACGCCATCGAGCGCGCCGTCGACCGCGCCGTCGACGACCTCGCGCCCGCGACAGTCGGGCTCGCGAGCCGCCGCACGGAGCCGGTGAAGCTCCTCAAAAACGACTACAACGGGCTCGTGTTCAGCGTCAACATCCTCATCCGGCTGACGATCATCGCGCTGGTCGCGCTGTACGCGCTGCTCGTGTTGTGGCTGTTCTTCTGA
- a CDS encoding VOC family protein, with amino-acid sequence MRARHVDHVNLRIPADGADDAREFYGEALGFGIEDALYAADEKPFFDVRLSATAVIHLWPTDEFEPPERMNYDHVAVVVEEPVDEIEAELAEAGVEVEKTLDSPLGATGEAGAVYVRDPFGYRVELKARV; translated from the coding sequence ATGCGAGCGCGACACGTTGACCACGTCAACCTCCGGATCCCCGCCGACGGCGCGGACGACGCCCGCGAGTTCTACGGCGAGGCGCTCGGCTTCGGGATCGAGGACGCGCTGTACGCGGCCGACGAGAAGCCGTTCTTCGACGTGCGCCTCTCGGCGACCGCGGTGATCCACCTCTGGCCGACCGACGAGTTCGAGCCGCCGGAGCGGATGAACTACGACCACGTCGCGGTCGTCGTCGAGGAGCCGGTCGACGAGATCGAGGCCGAGCTGGCGGAGGCCGGCGTCGAGGTCGAGAAGACGCTCGACTCGCCGCTCGGCGCGACCGGCGAGGCGGGCGCGGTGTACGTCCGCGACCCGTTCGGCTACCGGGTGGAGCTGAAGGCGCGGGTGTGA
- a CDS encoding bifunctional ADP-dependent NAD(P)H-hydrate dehydratase/NAD(P)H-hydrate epimerase: MITTDRMAAVDANAAALGVPRKQLMESSGNAVAREVRAVADPGASVALVCGRGNNGGDALVAARFLKGYDVTVHLLGRPETIRTDIARENWAALERAEIPAETVTDSRDLDLTGPDGDDPDVVVDAMLGSGVSGALREPERTAAEAINASDATVVAVDVPSGLDADTGDPTGGPDAVAVDAGGDAVAVNADRVVTFHDEKPGLSALDATVTVADIGIPAAAERYTGPGDLLGLDRDPDSYKGDNGEVLVVGGGPYAGAPTLSALAALRAGADLVRVACPGSVASEVQGFSPNLIVRPLPGDRLGPSHAERIASLAAGSDAVVLGPGLGDGDGTEKFVREFLTGYGGRAVVDADALGVVPEVDTDADLICTPHRGELVNMGGATVADPDERAELVREFAAELGHALLVKGSVDVISDGDEIRLNRTGNPGMTVGGTGDVLAGTVGALAAVTDPFRAAAVGAYAVGRAGDAAAGANGTGLVATDLPDRLPEAMRNE; the protein is encoded by the coding sequence GTGATCACGACCGACCGCATGGCGGCCGTCGACGCCAACGCGGCCGCGCTCGGCGTGCCCCGCAAACAGCTGATGGAGTCGTCCGGCAACGCGGTCGCCCGCGAGGTGCGGGCCGTCGCGGACCCGGGCGCGTCGGTCGCTTTAGTCTGCGGCCGCGGGAACAACGGCGGCGACGCCCTCGTCGCGGCGCGGTTCCTGAAGGGGTACGACGTGACGGTCCACCTGCTCGGCCGCCCGGAGACGATCCGGACCGACATCGCCCGGGAGAACTGGGCGGCGCTCGAACGGGCCGAGATCCCGGCCGAGACCGTCACCGACTCGCGCGACCTCGATCTCACCGGTCCCGACGGCGACGACCCCGACGTCGTCGTCGACGCGATGCTCGGGTCCGGCGTCTCCGGCGCGCTCCGCGAGCCGGAACGCACGGCGGCCGAGGCGATCAACGCGAGCGACGCGACGGTGGTCGCGGTCGACGTTCCCTCCGGCCTCGACGCCGACACGGGCGACCCGACCGGCGGCCCGGACGCGGTCGCGGTCGACGCCGGAGGGGACGCGGTCGCCGTGAACGCCGACCGCGTGGTGACGTTCCACGACGAGAAGCCCGGACTGAGCGCGCTCGACGCGACCGTCACCGTCGCCGACATCGGGATTCCGGCCGCGGCGGAGCGGTACACCGGGCCGGGGGACCTCCTCGGACTCGACCGCGACCCGGACTCGTACAAGGGGGACAACGGCGAGGTCCTCGTGGTCGGCGGCGGGCCGTACGCGGGCGCGCCGACCCTCTCCGCGCTCGCCGCCCTCCGTGCCGGCGCTGACCTCGTCCGCGTGGCCTGTCCCGGGTCGGTCGCGAGCGAGGTTCAGGGCTTCTCGCCGAACCTCATCGTCCGGCCGCTCCCCGGAGACCGCCTAGGCCCCTCGCACGCGGAGCGGATCGCGTCGCTCGCGGCGGGCAGCGACGCCGTCGTTCTCGGCCCGGGACTCGGCGACGGCGACGGGACCGAGAAGTTCGTTCGCGAGTTCCTGACGGGCTACGGAGGCCGCGCGGTCGTCGACGCCGACGCGCTCGGCGTCGTCCCCGAGGTCGACACCGACGCCGACCTGATCTGTACGCCCCATCGGGGCGAACTCGTCAACATGGGCGGCGCGACGGTGGCGGACCCCGACGAGCGCGCCGAACTTGTCCGGGAGTTCGCGGCCGAACTGGGCCACGCGCTGCTCGTGAAGGGGTCGGTCGACGTGATTTCGGACGGCGACGAGATCCGGCTGAACCGCACCGGCAACCCCGGAATGACCGTCGGCGGGACCGGCGACGTGCTGGCGGGGACGGTCGGCGCGCTGGCGGCCGTGACCGACCCGTTCCGGGCGGCCGCGGTCGGCGCGTACGCCGTCGGTCGCGCGGGCGACGCGGCCGCCGGCGCGAACGGGACCGGACTGGTGGCGACGGACTTACCCGACCGGCTGCCGGAGGCGATGCGTAATGAGTGA